One genomic region from Cydia amplana chromosome Z, ilCydAmpl1.1, whole genome shotgun sequence encodes:
- the LOC134661213 gene encoding serine/arginine-rich splicing factor 4-like yields the protein MRKQRDRLSSRSRSRTRQRRVRRTRSRSERQHRGRSGRSQSERSQPNRCLRTPSRSERRRGKRTPSERSRREQLRLEQRREERTLTEQRRCELSQSRRSRRERSHSHRSQRKRSLSERRGSENKRDRASRSTTRRRSHANRKRYSSRSRSRASRMTNKYKSIDRSVTRSRSRVRCSRSTERSILKSRSTRRTASRRFNYSRSVLYSRGRSYSRCARNSNQGHHKRSECNMQNNRSSPMPQIEYTSRVPSPVPENNAHLGKIDTSLNESKEVAATGTGSMAAVSANEMEQCSSLTNNQLLETLNKTLQTMTTVASMSHSKGKFTNLNVVPEFDPNVKHQTIINWLNKVKECAEIYGWNSQQTAHYALPKLTGTAKRWYEGQPTVLHSWEIWEEKLKLAFPCNENYGHLINEMMNITAKFGDNLEEYFYEKLNALNRCLIANRNAVDCIVYGIEDRSVRYGCEAASFDTTDKLLGYLKTVKHERNNKFNKRNSFKTSIDLTRKNQRFLLKCYNCNETGHTIPQCKKPKIKCQKCLRYGHDDPSCTLDILKKSKVLDVKTL from the coding sequence ATGCGTAAGCAGCGTGATCGACTGTCTTCGCGCTCCCGGTCAAGGACCAGGCAAAGGcgcgtaagacggacacgttcGAGATCCGAGAGGCAACATCGCGGGCGGTCGGGGCGTTCGCAGTCCGAACGTTCACAGCCGAATCGATGCCTGAGGACGCCTTCGCGGTCGGAGCGACGCCGTGGCAAGCGGACACCGTCGGAGCGAAGCCGGCGCGAGCAGTTGCGGTTGGAGCAACGCCGTGAAGAAAGAACGCTGACGGAACAAAGGCGATGCGAGCTGTCGCAGTCACGTCGAAGTCGACGCGAGCGGTCGCACTCACATCGGAGTCAGCGCAAGCGGTCGCTGTCTGAGCGGCGCGGGAGCGAGAATAAGCGCGACAGAGCTTCCAGATCAACAACGCGGCGGCGTTCGCATGCAAACCGAAAAAGGTATTCAAGTCGGTCGAGAAGTCGTGCTTCACGTATGACAAACAAATATAAGAGTATTGACCGTAGTGTAACACGATCTAGATCGCGAGTACGATGTTCTCGATCGACTGAACGCTCAATATTGAAGTCACGCAGCACGAGACGTACTGCGTCACGTCGATTTAATTATTCAAGATCTGTTTTATATTCGCGTGGTAGAAGTTACTCTAGATGTGCACGTAATAGTAATCAAGGGCATCACAAGCGTTCTGAATGTAACATGCAAAATAATCGTTCATCTCCTATGCCTCAAATTGAATATACTTCACGGGTGCCAAGTCCTGTTCCAGAGAACAACGCACATTTAGGTAAAATTGATACAAGTTTAAATGAAAGTAAAGAGGTTGCAGCTACTGGAACGGGATCAATGGCAGCCGTGTCGGCTAATGAGATGGAGCAATGTTCTTCTTTGACAAACAACCAGTTATTAGAAACCCTTAATAAAACACTGCAAACTATGACAACTGTCGCATCTATGTCACATTCTAAAGGAAAATTTACTAATCTGAACGTTGTACCAGAGTTTGACCCAAATGTAAAGCACCAAACCATTATTAACTGGCTCAATAAAGTTAAAGAATGTGCAGAGATATACGGTTGGAATAGTCAACAAACTGCACATTACGCTCTCCCAAAACTTACTGGTACTGCAAAACGATGGTACGAAGGGCAACCAACGGTTTTACATTCATGGGAAATTTGGGAAGAGAAATTGAAATTAGCTTTTCCGTGTAATGAAAATTATGGACACTTAATAAATGAGATGATGAACATAACGGCTAAGTTTGGTGATAATTTAGAGGAATATTTTTATGAGAAATTAAATGCGCTTAATCGTTGTCTAATTGCAAATAGAAATGCCGTAGATTGTATTGTTTATGGTATAGAGGACAGGTCAGTTAGGTATGGTTGTGAGGCTGCTAGCTTCGATACTACTGACAAATTGTTAGGCTATCTTAAAACTGTCAAGCACGaacgaaataataaatttaataaacgaAATTCATTTAAAACAAGTATAGATTTAACACGGAAAAATCAAAGATTCCTTTTGAAATGTTACAACTGCAACGAAACGGGTCATACTATACCCCAGTGTAAGAAACCAAAAATAAAATGCCAGAAATGTTTGCGTTATGGTCACGATGATCCAAGTTGTACATTAGACATTTTAAAGAAATCTAAGGTTTTAGACGTAAAAACATTATGA